A part of Streptomyces sp. NBC_01210 genomic DNA contains:
- the htpX gene encoding zinc metalloprotease HtpX — translation MPGNRPPSRYAPDQGLTTRMVTTMFLIGLLYVVFVGALLAILRGSWPIILLIAGGLFIAQFWFSDRLAAFSMGAREVTPEQAPELHGAVDRICALADMPKPRVAIAHSDVPNAFAVGRNEKTALVCATTGLLRRLEPEELEGVLAHELSHVAHRDVAVMTIASFLGVLAGVMTRIAVWGGFGRAGGSRDSNAAIAMLLIPLVSAVVYVISFLLTRLLSRYRELSADRAAALLTGRPSALASALTKVTGDMARIPTQDLRKAEPFNAFWFAPAFSSKESLSRLLSSHPTLEQRLDQLGKISTQLARP, via the coding sequence ATGCCAGGGAACCGGCCTCCGTCCCGCTACGCCCCGGATCAGGGACTCACCACCCGCATGGTGACGACGATGTTCCTGATCGGGCTGCTCTATGTCGTCTTCGTCGGCGCCCTGCTGGCGATCCTCCGAGGCTCGTGGCCGATCATTCTGCTGATCGCAGGCGGGCTTTTCATCGCGCAGTTCTGGTTCAGCGACCGTCTCGCGGCCTTCAGCATGGGCGCTCGCGAGGTCACTCCGGAGCAGGCGCCGGAGCTGCACGGCGCCGTCGACCGTATCTGCGCGCTCGCCGACATGCCCAAGCCCCGCGTCGCGATCGCCCACAGCGATGTGCCGAACGCCTTCGCCGTCGGCCGCAACGAGAAGACCGCGCTGGTCTGCGCCACCACCGGCCTGCTCCGCCGGCTGGAGCCGGAGGAGTTGGAGGGCGTCCTCGCCCACGAGCTGTCGCACGTCGCCCACCGCGATGTCGCAGTGATGACGATCGCATCGTTCCTCGGTGTCCTGGCTGGCGTGATGACCCGTATCGCCGTGTGGGGCGGCTTCGGCCGGGCGGGGGGCAGCCGCGACAGCAACGCCGCGATCGCCATGCTCCTGATACCCCTGGTCAGCGCGGTCGTCTACGTGATCAGCTTCCTGCTGACCCGACTGCTCTCCCGCTACCGCGAACTGTCCGCCGACCGCGCGGCCGCCCTGCTGACCGGCCGCCCCTCGGCGCTCGCGTCCGCGCTCACCAAGGTGACGGGCGACATGGCGAGGATCCCGACGCAGGACCTGCGCAAGGCGGAGCCGTTCAACGCCTTCTGGTTCGCGCCGGCGTTCTCCTCCAAGGAGAGCCTGAGCCGCCTGCTGTCCTCGCACCCGACGCTGGAGCAGCGTCTGGACCAGCTGGGCAAGATCTCGACGCAGCTGGCCCGCCCGTAA
- a CDS encoding nitroreductase family deazaflavin-dependent oxidoreductase, producing MPLEGEYEPSPEKWVRDQVELFESSGGTKGTTMRGMPVILLTTKGAKSGKIRKSPLMRVEHEGTYAVVASLGGAPKNPVWYYNVVADPRVELQDGPVRQDMTAREVTGHEKAVWWERAVEAYPDYADYQKKTDREIPVFVLEPAAKDS from the coding sequence ATGCCTCTTGAGGGCGAGTACGAGCCGAGCCCGGAGAAGTGGGTGCGCGACCAGGTCGAGCTCTTCGAGAGCTCCGGCGGTACCAAGGGAACGACGATGCGCGGTATGCCCGTCATCCTCCTGACGACCAAGGGCGCCAAGAGCGGCAAGATCCGTAAGTCCCCGCTCATGAGGGTCGAGCACGAGGGCACCTACGCCGTGGTCGCTTCGCTGGGAGGCGCCCCGAAGAACCCCGTCTGGTACTACAACGTCGTCGCCGACCCCCGGGTGGAGCTGCAGGACGGCCCGGTGCGTCAGGACATGACGGCCCGTGAGGTGACCGGGCACGAGAAGGCCGTGTGGTGGGAGCGGGCCGTCGAGGCGTACCCCGACTACGCCGACTACCAGAAGAAGACCGACCGCGAGATCCCGGTCTTCGTCCTGGAGCCCGCGGCCAAGGACAGCTGA
- the pspAB gene encoding PspA-associated protein PspAB codes for MGLLDTILGRSKPVRPDLDQLFGLPAAAITLQAGAGFTPTGIGSVCFASVEGGAFAQLQEDVRELLDTDTDRGGVPVEFSQDAYGYTWLLARHPADDTASLVNDLHAVNTLLQDAGFGPQLLCSLIAFHETSGDRSLALVYLYKRGTFYPFAPLAGTKEKRDNALELQTRALLTDDLRIETDLARWFPVWGAPGLGGPR; via the coding sequence GTGGGACTCCTCGACACGATCCTCGGCCGCAGCAAGCCGGTACGGCCCGACCTCGACCAGCTCTTCGGCCTGCCCGCCGCCGCCATCACCCTCCAGGCGGGCGCCGGCTTCACTCCGACCGGCATCGGCTCGGTGTGCTTCGCCAGCGTGGAGGGCGGCGCCTTCGCGCAACTCCAGGAGGACGTACGAGAGCTGCTCGACACCGACACCGACCGGGGCGGCGTCCCGGTCGAGTTCAGCCAGGACGCGTACGGCTACACCTGGCTCCTCGCCCGCCACCCCGCCGACGACACGGCCTCGCTGGTCAACGACCTGCACGCGGTCAACACCCTGCTCCAGGACGCCGGCTTCGGCCCGCAGCTGCTCTGCTCCCTGATCGCCTTCCATGAGACATCCGGCGATCGCTCGCTGGCGCTGGTCTACCTGTACAAGCGCGGCACCTTCTACCCCTTCGCACCGCTCGCCGGCACAAAGGAGAAGCGCGACAACGCCCTGGAACTGCAGACCAGGGCGTTGCTCACGGACGACCTCCGCATCGAGACGGACCTGGCCCGCTGGTTCCCGGTCTGGGGCGCGCCGGGCCTCGGGGGTCCGAGGTAG
- the glpK gene encoding glycerol kinase GlpK, which yields MADFVGAVDQGTTSTRFMIFDHDGNEVAKHQMEHAQILPRSGWVEHDPVEIWERTNSVIQNALRHGNLSPSDLAAIGITNQRETTVVWDPRDGRPYYNAIVWQDTRTDSIAAALERSGQGDIIRRKAGLPPATYFSGGKIKWILENVDGVREAAEQGHALFGNTDCWVLWNLTGGPDGGIHATDVTNASRTMLMNLETLDWDDELLGFFDIPRAMLPTINPSSHREAFGATRTSRPLRAAIPITGVLGDQQAATVGQVCYAPGEAKNTYGTGNFLVLNTGTELVRSQHGLLTTVAYQFGDSPAVYALEGSIAVTGSAVQWLRDQMKIITDAAESERLAGTVEDNGGMYFVPAFSGLFAPYWRSDARGAIVGLARYNNNGHLARATLEAICYQSRDVVEAMEQDSGVHLDVLKVDGGVTANDLCMQIQADVLGVPVSRPVVAETTALGAAYAAGLATGFWQDTDELRTHWQESKRWEPGWSEEQRAEGYAGWKKAVERTLDWAKVE from the coding sequence ATGGCGGACTTCGTCGGCGCGGTGGACCAGGGAACCACCAGCACGCGTTTCATGATCTTCGACCACGACGGGAACGAAGTGGCGAAGCACCAGATGGAGCACGCCCAGATTCTTCCGCGCTCGGGGTGGGTCGAGCACGACCCGGTGGAGATCTGGGAACGTACCAACTCGGTGATACAGAACGCCCTCCGGCACGGGAACCTGTCCCCGTCCGACCTGGCGGCGATCGGTATCACCAACCAGCGGGAGACAACCGTTGTCTGGGACCCCCGCGACGGCCGTCCCTACTACAACGCCATTGTCTGGCAGGACACCCGCACCGACTCCATCGCGGCCGCACTGGAACGCTCGGGCCAGGGTGACATCATCCGCCGTAAGGCGGGGCTGCCGCCGGCCACCTACTTCTCCGGCGGCAAGATCAAGTGGATTCTGGAGAACGTCGACGGAGTCCGTGAGGCGGCGGAGCAGGGCCATGCCCTCTTCGGCAACACGGACTGCTGGGTCCTGTGGAACCTCACCGGCGGTCCCGACGGCGGCATCCACGCCACCGACGTGACCAACGCCAGCCGCACGATGCTGATGAACCTGGAGACCCTCGACTGGGACGACGAGTTGCTGGGTTTCTTCGACATTCCCCGGGCGATGCTGCCCACCATCAACCCGTCCTCCCACCGGGAGGCATTCGGCGCGACCCGAACCTCCCGGCCGCTGCGCGCCGCCATTCCCATCACCGGGGTGCTCGGCGACCAGCAGGCGGCCACCGTCGGGCAGGTCTGTTACGCGCCCGGCGAAGCCAAGAACACCTACGGCACCGGCAACTTCCTGGTGCTCAACACCGGGACCGAACTGGTCCGCTCGCAGCACGGCCTGCTCACCACCGTGGCGTATCAGTTCGGCGACAGCCCGGCGGTCTACGCCCTGGAGGGCTCCATCGCGGTCACCGGGTCCGCGGTGCAATGGCTGCGCGACCAGATGAAGATCATCACTGACGCCGCCGAGAGCGAGCGTCTGGCCGGCACCGTCGAGGACAACGGCGGCATGTACTTCGTCCCCGCTTTCTCGGGCCTGTTCGCCCCGTACTGGCGCTCCGACGCCCGTGGCGCGATCGTCGGCCTCGCCCGGTACAACAACAACGGACACCTGGCGCGGGCCACCCTGGAAGCCATCTGCTACCAGAGCCGCGACGTGGTGGAGGCCATGGAGCAGGACTCCGGCGTCCACCTGGACGTGCTCAAGGTCGACGGCGGAGTGACGGCCAACGACCTGTGCATGCAGATCCAGGCCGATGTCCTCGGCGTACCGGTCAGCCGCCCGGTCGTCGCCGAGACCACCGCGCTCGGTGCCGCCTACGCGGCCGGTCTGGCCACCGGCTTCTGGCAGGACACCGACGAGCTGCGCACCCACTGGCAGGAGTCCAAGCGCTGGGAGCCCGGGTGGTCCGAGGAACAGCGCGCGGAAGGCTATGCGGGCTGGAAGAAGGCGGTGGAGCGCACGCTTGACTGGGCCAAGGTCGAGTAG
- a CDS encoding glycerol-3-phosphate dehydrogenase/oxidase has product MANPVALSPEARAEALVRLGEGELDVLVVGGGVVGAGSALDAATRGLTVGLVEARDWASGTSSRSSKLIHGGLRYLEMLDFRLVAEALKERGLLLQLLAPHLVRPVPFLYPLQHRVWERPYVGAGVLLYDTMAAASGTSSGLPHHRHMLKRQALREAPALRSDALVGAIQYWDAQVDDARHTMFLARTAAAYGALAANRTRVSRFLRQGERVVGAVVTDLETGNETEVRAKQVINATGVWTDDTQAMAGTRGQFHVRASKGVHLLVPRDRIISRTGLILRTEKSVLFVIPWGRHWIIGTTDTDWTLDKAHPALSSKDVSYLLEHVNRVLVTPLAAEDVEGVYAGLRPLLSGEAAETSKLSREHLVAHPVPGLVVVAGGKYTTYRVMAKDAVDEAARGLDEKVASCVTQRVPLLGADGYPALWNSRHNLAKRSGLHVARIEHLLNRYGSLVQELLDMVETDPSLGEPLPSSDDYLRVEAVYAVTHEGARHVEDVLARRTRISIESWDRGVDAARTVAELMAPHLEWDRAHREREVDHYLKRVAAEREAQQQPDDQTADAVRLGAPDIIPVR; this is encoded by the coding sequence ATGGCGAACCCGGTGGCTCTCTCGCCCGAGGCGCGCGCGGAGGCTCTCGTCCGGCTGGGAGAGGGTGAGCTGGACGTCCTCGTCGTCGGTGGCGGTGTCGTGGGCGCCGGGTCGGCCCTCGATGCCGCCACCCGGGGCCTGACGGTCGGTCTCGTCGAAGCCCGGGACTGGGCCTCGGGCACGTCCAGCCGCTCCAGCAAGCTGATTCACGGCGGCCTGCGCTACCTCGAGATGCTCGACTTCCGGCTGGTCGCCGAAGCACTCAAGGAGCGGGGACTGCTGCTCCAGCTCCTGGCGCCGCATCTGGTGCGGCCGGTGCCCTTCCTCTACCCACTGCAACACCGGGTCTGGGAGCGCCCTTACGTCGGCGCCGGCGTGCTGCTCTACGACACCATGGCCGCGGCCTCGGGCACCTCCAGCGGCCTGCCCCACCACCGCCACATGCTCAAGCGCCAGGCACTGCGCGAGGCGCCCGCTCTGCGTTCCGACGCCCTGGTCGGCGCGATCCAGTACTGGGACGCCCAGGTGGACGATGCCCGGCACACCATGTTCCTCGCGCGCACCGCAGCCGCCTATGGAGCATTGGCCGCCAACCGCACCCGCGTCAGCCGCTTCCTGCGCCAGGGCGAGCGGGTGGTGGGAGCTGTGGTCACGGACCTGGAGACCGGCAACGAGACCGAGGTGCGAGCCAAGCAGGTCATCAACGCGACCGGCGTGTGGACCGACGACACCCAGGCCATGGCCGGTACCCGCGGCCAGTTCCACGTCCGCGCCTCCAAGGGCGTGCATCTGCTGGTCCCGCGCGACCGGATCATTTCCCGCACCGGGCTGATCCTGCGCACGGAGAAGAGCGTGCTGTTCGTCATTCCCTGGGGGCGGCACTGGATCATCGGGACGACCGACACCGACTGGACACTGGACAAGGCCCACCCCGCGCTGAGCTCCAAGGACGTCAGCTACCTGCTGGAACACGTCAACCGCGTTCTGGTCACACCGCTGGCCGCCGAGGACGTCGAGGGCGTCTACGCCGGTCTGCGCCCGCTCCTGTCCGGCGAGGCCGCGGAGACCAGCAAGCTGTCCCGGGAGCACCTGGTCGCGCACCCGGTCCCCGGGCTTGTCGTGGTGGCCGGCGGCAAGTACACGACCTATCGGGTCATGGCCAAGGACGCGGTCGACGAGGCGGCCCGTGGTCTGGACGAGAAGGTGGCCTCCTGCGTCACACAGCGCGTTCCGCTGCTCGGTGCCGACGGCTATCCGGCCCTGTGGAACTCCCGGCACAATCTCGCCAAGCGCTCCGGGCTGCATGTCGCCCGCATCGAACACCTGCTGAACCGTTACGGCTCCCTGGTGCAAGAACTGCTCGACATGGTCGAGACCGACCCCTCACTCGGTGAACCGTTGCCGAGCTCCGACGATTATCTGCGGGTCGAGGCCGTCTACGCGGTGACCCATGAGGGAGCCCGCCATGTGGAGGATGTGCTCGCCAGGCGTACCCGGATCTCCATCGAGTCCTGGGACCGCGGCGTGGACGCGGCGCGTACCGTCGCCGAACTCATGGCACCTCATCTGGAGTGGGACCGGGCGCACCGGGAGCGCGAGGTCGACCACTACCTGAAGCGGGTGGCGGCCGAACGCGAGGCTCAGCAGCAGCCGGACGACCAGACGGCCGACGCGGTGCGGCTCGGCGCCCCCGACATCATCCCGGTGCGCTGA
- a CDS encoding MIP/aquaporin family protein, whose translation MAERLKRSGLIGELSAEFVGTMILILFGCGVVAQVVAGGALTDPPGGLGNHDSIAWAWGLGVTLGVYVAARMSGAHLNPAVTVALATFRGFPWTKVAPYALAQTAGAFVAALVVRWNYTEALAKADPDHTFKTQIVFSTLPANGNPNLPVSEWGAFRDQIIGTAILLLLIMAITDLLNTPPGANLAPFIIGLVVVAIGMAWGTNAGYAINPARDLGPRLASFLTGYGGAWRDQYGNFYFWVPIIGPLIGGVLGAFLYKFFVGRFLPTAEPEPPGRVPTPEA comes from the coding sequence ATGGCTGAGCGACTCAAAAGATCAGGGTTGATCGGCGAGCTTTCGGCCGAATTCGTCGGCACCATGATTCTCATCCTCTTCGGTTGCGGCGTCGTGGCCCAGGTGGTTGCCGGCGGAGCCCTCACGGATCCCCCGGGCGGCCTCGGGAATCACGACAGCATCGCCTGGGCATGGGGTCTCGGCGTGACCCTCGGCGTCTATGTGGCGGCGCGAATGAGTGGTGCTCACCTCAACCCCGCGGTGACCGTGGCCCTGGCGACGTTCAGGGGTTTCCCGTGGACCAAGGTGGCGCCCTACGCGCTGGCGCAGACGGCCGGCGCCTTCGTCGCAGCCCTGGTGGTGCGCTGGAACTACACCGAGGCGCTGGCGAAGGCGGACCCCGACCACACCTTCAAGACGCAGATCGTCTTCTCCACGCTGCCCGCCAACGGCAACCCGAATCTGCCGGTCAGCGAATGGGGTGCGTTCCGCGACCAGATCATCGGCACCGCGATCCTGCTGCTGCTGATCATGGCGATCACCGACCTGCTCAACACGCCCCCCGGCGCCAACCTGGCCCCCTTCATCATCGGCCTGGTCGTCGTGGCGATCGGCATGGCCTGGGGCACCAACGCGGGCTACGCGATCAACCCCGCACGTGACCTCGGTCCCCGGCTGGCCAGCTTCCTCACCGGGTACGGCGGAGCGTGGCGAGATCAGTACGGGAACTTCTACTTCTGGGTGCCCATCATCGGTCCACTGATCGGCGGCGTGCTCGGAGCGTTCCTGTACAAGTTCTTCGTCGGCCGGTTCCTGCCGACTGCGGAGCCGGAGCCCCCAGGACGCGTCCCGACCCCCGAGGCCTGA
- a CDS encoding diacylglycerol/lipid kinase family protein, which yields MADHDRPGRPRPIERLAAFTALAALPGALTTLIVGAVMNWAALVATVAALLVGVTAGWHAVSHRGMRRAMAGLGMVLALALLVAVAFLSDFSLPRFAVILVLAALSTTAARVALRRREGSVAAAGRPAAKPVRPVLLMNPKSGGGKVGQFRLPDECRRRGIKAVLLKPGEDLRELAEEAVARGADAIGMAGGDGSQAIVAEVAARHGIPHVVVPTGTRNHLALDLGLDRDDVVGALDAFVDGVERRIDLATINGRVFVNNASLGLYGRLVQSPQYRDAKLKTAAETLPDLLGPDAVPPDLRFIGPDGAPHSTATVILVSNGPYQLDRLEGHGTRERMDSGRLGVVTLTIRDAAEAVRFTTLQAAGRVRRFPGWHEWTAERFEVRSGGPVAVGVDGEALTLEPPIVFATLPGALRLRLPRHAVGLSPARRAVHLLSRSTVADLAAVFLGRPADRQQPADETR from the coding sequence GTGGCCGATCACGACCGGCCCGGCCGACCCCGCCCCATCGAACGCCTCGCCGCGTTCACCGCCCTGGCGGCGCTGCCGGGAGCGCTGACCACCCTCATCGTCGGAGCGGTCATGAACTGGGCGGCCCTGGTAGCCACCGTCGCGGCGCTGCTGGTCGGGGTGACGGCAGGCTGGCACGCGGTCTCGCACAGAGGTATGCGACGCGCGATGGCGGGCCTGGGCATGGTCCTGGCGCTGGCACTGCTGGTGGCTGTCGCGTTCCTCTCGGACTTCAGCCTGCCGCGTTTCGCGGTGATCCTCGTGCTGGCGGCGCTCTCCACGACCGCGGCGCGCGTCGCGCTGCGCCGGCGCGAAGGGTCCGTCGCGGCGGCGGGCAGACCCGCCGCGAAGCCGGTCCGCCCGGTCCTGCTGATGAACCCGAAGTCCGGCGGAGGCAAGGTCGGGCAGTTCCGCCTGCCGGACGAGTGCCGCCGCCGCGGCATCAAGGCCGTTCTGTTGAAGCCGGGTGAGGACCTGCGAGAACTCGCCGAGGAGGCGGTCGCGCGCGGTGCCGATGCGATCGGTATGGCCGGCGGGGACGGCTCGCAGGCGATCGTCGCGGAGGTCGCCGCGCGGCACGGCATCCCGCACGTCGTGGTCCCCACCGGCACGCGCAACCATCTCGCGCTCGACCTCGGACTGGACCGTGACGATGTGGTCGGCGCCCTCGACGCGTTCGTCGACGGGGTGGAGCGGCGGATCGATCTGGCGACCATCAACGGCCGTGTGTTCGTCAACAACGCCTCGCTCGGCCTGTACGGGCGCCTCGTGCAGTCGCCCCAGTACCGGGATGCCAAGCTCAAAACCGCCGCGGAGACACTCCCCGACCTCCTTGGTCCGGACGCGGTCCCGCCCGACCTGCGCTTCATCGGGCCGGACGGCGCCCCGCACTCCACGGCGACGGTGATCCTCGTCTCCAACGGCCCCTACCAGCTCGACCGCCTCGAAGGCCACGGCACCCGGGAGCGCATGGACTCCGGGAGGCTCGGCGTGGTCACGCTGACGATCCGCGACGCAGCCGAAGCCGTGAGGTTCACGACCCTGCAGGCGGCCGGGCGGGTGCGGCGGTTCCCCGGCTGGCACGAGTGGACCGCGGAGCGGTTCGAGGTACGCTCCGGCGGTCCCGTGGCCGTCGGGGTCGACGGCGAGGCGTTGACGCTCGAGCCGCCGATCGTGTTCGCCACGCTGCCCGGGGCTCTCCGCCTGCGGCTCCCCCGGCACGCGGTCGGTCTCTCCCCGGCGAGGCGGGCGGTCCACCTGCTCTCGCGGTCGACCGTCGCCGACCTTGCCGCCGTGTTCCTCGGCCGCCCGGCGGACCGGCAACAACCGGCCGACGAGACCCGCTGA
- a CDS encoding DUF779 domain-containing protein: protein MTEAPRVELTPAAADLLRRLRAAHGPLMFHQSGGCCDGSAPMCYPEGEFRTGASDVLLEDLRVDGVEESVSFWMSRSQYEVWSHTRLIVDVVEGRGSGFSLEAPEGVRFLIRSRVVGA from the coding sequence ATGACTGAGGCCCCGCGCGTGGAGCTGACCCCCGCAGCCGCCGATCTGTTGCGGCGGCTGCGGGCGGCCCACGGTCCGTTGATGTTCCACCAGTCGGGCGGCTGCTGCGACGGCAGCGCGCCCATGTGCTACCCGGAAGGTGAATTCCGCACGGGCGCGTCCGACGTCCTCCTCGAGGATCTCCGGGTCGACGGCGTCGAGGAGTCCGTCTCCTTCTGGATGTCCAGGAGCCAGTACGAGGTCTGGAGCCACACCCGGCTCATCGTCGATGTCGTCGAGGGCCGGGGCAGCGGTTTCTCGCTGGAGGCGCCGGAAGGAGTGCGGTTCCTGATCCGGTCGCGCGTTGTGGGTGCATGA
- a CDS encoding dihydrofolate reductase family protein: MRKIIYFVHASLDGHIDGPGGAFDWPVLGPDLGAYGDGLQERVDAFLYGRVVWEMMSGYWPDAESISDDPHDLAFAPVWRRTPKIVFSRTLQQPDGNVRVIGENLAEEVAALKRGPGKDLLLTGGSTLPSALTEFGLIDEYHIVVHPVVLGGGRPLFLQGKQRLNLEFVESRSFDARTVLLRYERRAG; encoded by the coding sequence ATGCGGAAGATCATTTACTTTGTCCACGCGTCGCTCGACGGACACATCGACGGGCCCGGCGGAGCCTTCGACTGGCCGGTGCTCGGACCGGACCTCGGCGCGTACGGCGACGGCCTGCAGGAACGCGTCGACGCCTTCCTCTACGGGCGTGTGGTCTGGGAGATGATGTCCGGCTACTGGCCCGACGCCGAGTCGATCTCCGACGACCCGCACGACCTCGCCTTCGCGCCCGTATGGCGTCGTACTCCGAAGATCGTCTTCTCCAGGACCTTGCAACAGCCGGACGGGAACGTCCGAGTGATCGGCGAGAACCTCGCCGAAGAGGTCGCGGCCCTGAAGCGGGGCCCGGGCAAGGACCTGCTGCTGACCGGCGGTTCGACACTGCCGTCCGCCCTCACGGAGTTCGGCCTGATCGACGAGTACCACATCGTCGTGCACCCGGTGGTCCTGGGCGGCGGCAGGCCGCTGTTCCTGCAGGGGAAGCAGCGGCTGAACCTCGAGTTCGTCGAGTCGCGGTCCTTCGACGCGCGGACCGTGCTGCTCCGCTACGAACGTCGGGCGGGATGA
- a CDS encoding SigB/SigF/SigG family RNA polymerase sigma factor translates to MSTATPSTRHTATESLPQNNFQDSVGELPWIEDTEKIAPKDARELSKLFFDRLRVLDEGTHEYQYARNTLIEINLTLVRFAARRFRNRGNGEMEDIIQVGTIGLIKAIDRFDLSREVEFTSFAIPCIVGEIKRFFRDTSWAVHVPRRLQELHVDLTKAKEELVTRLGRQPGVTELAEHLGLGEDEIVEGLIASNGYAAGSLDTPGGSNDEGAGIAPAYTEILGESDPAMELVEDLHALAPLLDQLDRRERHIIELRFGQERTQSQIGEELGISQMHVSRLLARTLKKLRTGMLTDH, encoded by the coding sequence ATGTCGACAGCCACACCGTCCACACGCCACACGGCCACGGAGTCGCTGCCCCAGAACAACTTCCAGGACAGCGTCGGTGAACTGCCGTGGATCGAGGACACGGAGAAGATCGCCCCGAAGGACGCGCGCGAGCTGTCGAAGCTGTTCTTCGATCGACTGCGGGTCCTCGATGAAGGCACCCACGAGTACCAGTACGCCCGCAACACGCTCATCGAGATAAACCTGACCCTGGTCCGGTTCGCCGCCCGCCGCTTCCGTAACCGGGGCAACGGTGAGATGGAGGACATCATCCAGGTCGGCACCATCGGTCTGATCAAAGCCATCGACCGCTTCGACCTGTCTCGCGAAGTCGAGTTCACTTCCTTCGCCATCCCCTGCATCGTCGGCGAGATCAAGAGGTTCTTCCGCGACACCAGCTGGGCCGTCCATGTCCCCCGTCGACTCCAGGAACTTCATGTCGACCTGACCAAGGCCAAGGAAGAACTGGTCACACGCCTGGGCCGCCAGCCCGGCGTGACGGAGTTGGCCGAGCACCTCGGTCTCGGCGAGGACGAAATCGTCGAAGGCCTCATCGCCTCCAACGGCTACGCCGCCGGCTCCCTCGACACGCCGGGCGGCTCCAACGACGAAGGCGCCGGCATCGCCCCCGCCTACACCGAGATCCTCGGCGAGAGCGACCCCGCAATGGAACTCGTCGAAGATCTCCACGCCCTCGCCCCGCTCCTTGACCAACTCGACAGGCGCGAACGCCACATCATCGAGTTGCGCTTCGGCCAGGAGAGGACCCAGTCCCAGATCGGTGAAGAGCTCGGCATCTCCCAGATGCACGTCTCCCGCCTCCTCGCCCGCACACTGAAAAAGCTCCGGACCGGCATGCTCACCGACCACTGA